In the Myxococcota bacterium genome, one interval contains:
- a CDS encoding HEAT repeat domain-containing protein, whose protein sequence is MISYDERDRESVLRDLESPDDEVRRLAVERIEALSLEEAIQCLLDRLGDSDWRVRKAAVGRIVAQRDQDRVVRGLVDALSDGDNSGRRNAAVEALIALGSRAIPALVEASTIDDADVRKFVVDTLAGIGDADAMGAIMARLMDEDTNVRAAAADALGAIGGPAACSALRETATDGSQEALVRFSALHALDGLEAPLLADELSSLLADPLLGPPSLALLGRAEDDPGAEDALLKGLSSGRRSAREAAMRGLVRVAARHDASGVSPVVRRIRTIADASPEMVLETVSRLGETDLGTQLGLIQFLGLAARRESVVPILAACAEEALAQVAVATLASMGTEAEDEISAAWGYLDAERRQDACRVFGRTGGPAAMTCLIDALEDTSAPVRTEAARALGGLGFEEALAPLVRRLPLCEDDADLDEGERGAIAAAIISLAETNEDIAPQAIERLGMLWEGAEAETRLAVASVFAHIASPADAQWVSVLLKDPDEGVRHAAVEAIPRLQADGVPEALRLALADESATVRVAAAETLGHCAGDEVLDDLQRLVLDEDPRVRATAIRAIGARFASDPSPAVRALALGALHRATEDDALVALAVIEAVGEIGGEVVAYVAPLLNRAEPDVVREAVRCLGRRGEPDQLMSILPLVGHRDWSVRAEVIEVLALHRVQRAVPAILRRLETEQDDFVRATILSALERLES, encoded by the coding sequence ATGATCTCCTACGACGAACGCGATCGCGAAAGCGTCCTGCGGGATCTCGAGAGCCCGGACGACGAGGTTCGCCGCCTCGCCGTGGAGCGCATCGAGGCCCTGTCGCTCGAGGAGGCCATTCAGTGTCTCCTGGATCGGCTCGGCGACTCGGACTGGCGCGTGCGGAAGGCCGCGGTCGGTCGGATCGTGGCCCAGCGCGATCAGGACCGGGTGGTGCGCGGACTGGTCGACGCGCTCTCGGACGGGGACAACTCGGGCCGTCGCAACGCGGCGGTCGAGGCGCTGATCGCACTCGGCTCGCGGGCGATCCCCGCGTTGGTCGAGGCCAGCACGATCGATGACGCCGACGTCCGGAAGTTCGTGGTCGACACCCTGGCGGGGATCGGCGATGCCGACGCGATGGGCGCGATCATGGCGCGGCTGATGGACGAGGACACGAACGTCCGGGCCGCGGCCGCGGACGCGCTCGGCGCCATCGGAGGCCCGGCGGCTTGCTCGGCACTGCGCGAAACGGCCACCGACGGCTCCCAGGAGGCGCTGGTTCGCTTCTCCGCCCTGCACGCCCTCGACGGACTGGAGGCGCCGCTGCTCGCTGACGAATTGTCTTCGCTGCTCGCGGATCCCCTGCTCGGACCGCCGAGCCTCGCACTGCTCGGTCGGGCCGAGGATGATCCGGGTGCGGAAGACGCGCTCCTCAAGGGACTCTCGAGTGGTCGACGCTCGGCGCGTGAGGCCGCGATGCGGGGCCTCGTCCGAGTGGCCGCACGTCACGATGCTTCGGGGGTCTCGCCCGTCGTGCGACGCATCCGCACGATCGCCGACGCCTCTCCCGAGATGGTGCTCGAGACCGTGAGTCGCCTCGGCGAGACCGATCTCGGGACCCAGCTCGGCTTGATCCAGTTCCTGGGGCTCGCGGCACGCCGCGAGTCGGTGGTGCCGATCCTCGCGGCGTGTGCCGAGGAGGCCCTCGCTCAGGTGGCGGTCGCCACCCTGGCTTCGATGGGGACCGAGGCCGAAGACGAGATCTCGGCCGCCTGGGGCTACCTGGACGCCGAGCGTCGCCAGGATGCGTGCCGGGTGTTCGGTCGTACGGGCGGACCCGCGGCGATGACCTGTCTCATCGACGCCCTCGAAGACACGAGTGCGCCGGTCCGAACCGAGGCCGCGCGGGCGCTCGGCGGGCTGGGCTTCGAGGAGGCGTTGGCTCCGCTGGTCCGACGCCTGCCGCTCTGCGAAGACGACGCCGATCTCGACGAAGGGGAACGCGGCGCGATCGCCGCCGCCATCATCTCTCTGGCCGAAACGAACGAGGACATCGCACCCCAGGCGATCGAGCGTCTGGGAATGCTCTGGGAGGGCGCCGAAGCCGAGACGCGGCTCGCGGTCGCCAGTGTCTTCGCGCACATCGCGAGCCCGGCGGATGCGCAGTGGGTGTCCGTGCTGCTGAAGGACCCGGACGAGGGCGTGCGGCACGCAGCGGTCGAGGCGATTCCGCGGCTGCAGGCCGACGGCGTTCCCGAGGCGTTGCGCCTCGCCCTCGCCGACGAATCGGCGACCGTGCGGGTCGCCGCCGCCGAAACCCTGGGTCATTGCGCGGGTGACGAGGTGCTCGACGATCTGCAGCGGCTGGTGCTCGACGAGGACCCGCGGGTCCGCGCGACCGCGATTCGCGCCATCGGTGCCCGGTTCGCGTCGGATCCGAGTCCCGCCGTGCGCGCCTTGGCACTCGGTGCGCTCCACCGCGCGACCGAAGACGACGCGCTGGTCGCCCTCGCGGTGATCGAGGCGGTGGGGGAGATCGGCGGCGAGGTCGTGGCCTACGTGGCACCCCTGCTCAACCGTGCCGAGCCCGACGTCGTGCGCGAAGCGGTGCGCTGTCTGGGCCGTCGCGGTGAACCCGACCAGCTGATGTCGATCCTTCCCCTGGTGGGTCACCGCGACTGGTCGGTGCGCGCCGAGGTGATCGAAGTGCTCGCGCTGCACCGTGTGCAGCGAGCCGTTCCCGCGATCCTGCGACGCCTGGAGACGGAGCAGGACGACTTCGTGCGCGCAACGATTCTCTCGGCCCTCGAAAGGCTGGAGAGCTGA
- a CDS encoding CheR family methyltransferase: protein MDARPKMTDGEYRLFARLVQSHCGLHFGPDTRLLLENRVARRMRDLAVSSFAAYHHEISHDSRRDGELSRLIDELTTNETYFFRERGQLNALVREILPEALASRREQGGGPVCVWSAGCSSGEEPYSIVMLAKEAGVDLGGELRVYASDISRRMMQRARAGLYRENSFRETEDSLRERYFVEKEGQWQVADEIRRSVDFIHLNLMDGSKVALLGAMDVILCRNVIIYFDKAGKTQVIQTFEEKLRPGGHLLLGHSESLINLSTSLELRSLRQDLVYRRPAPGLSLPDPWHLAAREAIREVEESS from the coding sequence ATGGACGCCCGACCCAAGATGACCGACGGGGAGTACCGGCTGTTCGCACGGCTGGTGCAGTCCCATTGCGGTCTCCACTTCGGGCCGGACACCCGACTCCTCCTCGAGAACCGCGTTGCGCGCCGCATGCGCGATCTGGCGGTCTCTTCCTTCGCGGCCTACCACCACGAGATCTCGCACGATTCGCGCCGCGACGGCGAGCTCTCGCGCCTGATCGACGAACTCACGACGAACGAGACCTACTTCTTCCGTGAGCGAGGTCAGCTGAACGCGCTGGTCCGCGAGATCCTGCCGGAGGCGCTCGCCTCCCGGCGTGAACAGGGCGGCGGGCCAGTCTGTGTGTGGTCGGCGGGATGCTCGAGCGGTGAAGAGCCCTACAGCATCGTCATGCTCGCAAAGGAAGCAGGCGTCGATCTCGGCGGCGAGCTTCGCGTCTACGCCTCCGACATCTCGCGTCGCATGATGCAGCGGGCGCGTGCCGGCCTCTACCGCGAGAATTCGTTCCGCGAGACCGAGGATTCCCTCCGCGAGCGCTACTTCGTCGAGAAAGAAGGGCAGTGGCAGGTCGCCGACGAGATCCGCCGGTCCGTCGACTTCATCCATCTCAACCTGATGGACGGCTCGAAGGTGGCGCTGCTCGGCGCGATGGACGTGATCCTCTGCCGCAACGTCATCATCTACTTCGACAAGGCCGGGAAGACCCAGGTCATCCAGACCTTCGAGGAGAAGCTCCGGCCCGGTGGCCATCTGCTGCTCGGCCACTCCGAATCCCTGATCAATCTCTCCACCTCCCTCGAGCTGCGTTCGCTGCGCCAGGACCTCGTGTACCGGCGTCCGGCACCGGGCCTCTCGCTGCCCGACCCGTGGCATCTCGCGGCGCGCGAAGCGATCCGCGAAGTGGAGGAGTCGTCGTGA
- the cheB gene encoding chemotaxis-specific protein-glutamate methyltransferase CheB, with product MTRDPIRVLVIDDSAFSRQAISRMLSVSPLVEVVGVARDGEEALQKTFALSPDLITLDLEMPKMNGFTFLRLVMSRQPTPVLVISGRMREDDVWKALELGAVDFITKPTPRAAPVLASIERELIRKVHSIRDLRIDRVRDRSQTARFRARPPDPLRLPGVVAIGSSTGGPAALMEIFGSFTSQPETTFLVAQHMPKGFTQGFAERLNRLTVMEAREASDGEPLAPGTVLIAPGGCHLEIESGAYGPRTRLSEPGLSDKYTPSVDRLFETAAKSFGRDLLGVVLTGMGDDGRRGAASVAENGGRVIAESEETAVIFGMPRQAIREGVVEAVLPLPDIAASLGGNGLGAATRVSSPTQPFVPAGGADERE from the coding sequence GTGACGCGCGATCCGATTCGCGTGCTGGTGATCGACGACTCGGCGTTCAGCCGTCAGGCGATCTCGCGCATGCTCTCGGTGTCGCCTCTCGTCGAGGTGGTGGGCGTGGCGCGCGACGGCGAGGAGGCGCTTCAGAAGACGTTCGCGCTATCGCCGGACCTGATCACCCTCGATCTCGAGATGCCGAAGATGAACGGCTTCACCTTCCTGCGGCTCGTCATGAGCCGTCAGCCGACTCCGGTGCTGGTGATCAGCGGTCGGATGCGCGAGGACGACGTCTGGAAGGCCCTCGAGCTCGGCGCCGTCGACTTCATCACCAAGCCGACACCGCGCGCTGCTCCGGTGCTCGCTTCGATCGAGCGCGAGCTGATTCGGAAGGTGCACTCGATTCGCGATCTGCGCATCGACCGGGTCCGCGATCGCTCTCAAACGGCGCGTTTTCGCGCGCGGCCGCCGGACCCGCTGCGCCTGCCCGGCGTGGTCGCGATCGGGTCCTCCACCGGTGGGCCCGCTGCCCTGATGGAGATCTTCGGCTCGTTCACTTCGCAGCCCGAAACCACGTTCCTGGTGGCGCAGCACATGCCGAAGGGTTTCACCCAAGGGTTCGCAGAGCGGTTGAACCGCCTGACGGTAATGGAGGCGCGGGAGGCGTCCGACGGGGAGCCGCTTGCGCCGGGCACCGTGCTGATCGCCCCGGGCGGGTGTCATCTCGAGATCGAGTCCGGAGCCTACGGTCCGCGCACACGACTGTCGGAGCCGGGGCTGTCGGACAAGTACACGCCGTCGGTCGACCGGCTCTTCGAGACTGCGGCAAAGAGCTTCGGGCGCGACCTCTTGGGGGTCGTGCTCACCGGGATGGGCGACGACGGGCGGCGCGGTGCCGCGTCGGTCGCCGAGAACGGCGGTCGAGTGATCGCGGAATCGGAAGAAACGGCCGTGATCTTCGGCATGCCGCGACAGGCGATCCGTGAGGGCGTGGTGGAGGCGGTGCTTCCGCTCCCCGACATCGCCGCGAGTCTGGGCGGGAACGGCCTGGGGGCCGCCACCCGCGTTTCGTCGCCGACGCAACCATTCGTGCCAGCAGGGGGCGCTGATGAGAGAGAGTGA
- a CDS encoding GAF domain-containing protein encodes MRESDQNLFSRAEEFLALFNRGAAFTRELLEENKRLRERLMRFADRQEMAAQNPEEWAKLRQELVERISTLEAEYTDVRERLDQVEEENDQFAQRYVEVEEENNNLANLYVASYQLHSTLDLDEVVKIIMEIVINLIGAEVFAVYLYDEESAHLRAVASEGEEVSAFPHVQLGEGPLGEAVMNGEAKCWENDFSGDLEKPVVCVPLVIHGKLIGAIAVYALLSQKDGFSPLDHELFNMLGGHAATALFAARLYSQSERKLSTIQGFIDLLAR; translated from the coding sequence ATGAGAGAGAGTGACCAGAATCTGTTTTCGCGGGCCGAGGAGTTCCTCGCCCTCTTCAATCGAGGAGCTGCGTTCACGCGCGAGCTGCTCGAAGAGAACAAGCGGCTGCGCGAGCGGCTGATGCGATTCGCGGACCGCCAGGAGATGGCGGCCCAGAATCCAGAGGAATGGGCGAAGCTGCGTCAGGAGCTCGTCGAGCGCATCAGTACGCTCGAGGCCGAATACACCGACGTGCGCGAGCGTCTCGATCAGGTCGAGGAAGAGAACGACCAGTTCGCCCAGCGCTACGTGGAGGTGGAAGAGGAGAACAACAACCTCGCCAACCTCTACGTTGCGAGCTACCAGCTGCACTCGACCCTGGATCTCGATGAGGTCGTCAAGATCATCATGGAGATCGTGATCAACCTGATCGGCGCCGAGGTGTTCGCCGTCTACCTCTACGACGAGGAGAGCGCCCACCTGAGGGCCGTGGCCTCCGAGGGAGAGGAGGTCTCGGCCTTCCCCCACGTGCAGCTGGGCGAGGGCCCGCTGGGCGAGGCGGTGATGAATGGTGAAGCGAAGTGCTGGGAGAACGACTTCTCCGGGGACCTCGAGAAGCCCGTCGTTTGCGTACCGCTCGTGATCCACGGCAAGCTGATCGGCGCCATCGCGGTCTATGCACTGCTGTCCCAGAAGGACGGCTTCAGCCCGCTCGACCACGAGCTCTTCAACATGCTCGGCGGGCACGCCGCGACGGCGCTGTTCGCCGCGCGCCTCTACTCCCAGTCCGAGCGAAAGCTCAGCACGATCCAGGGATTCATCGACCTTCTGGCGCGCTGA
- a CDS encoding response regulator: MSYRVLIVEDSPTMRQLLCFALRRMKDVEIVEAQDGMDGLRKISSDDFDIALIDINMPVMDGLKLIQLIRGDESLAQIPIVVITTEGANEDRERALELGANEYLCKPIQANRVLSVVRDLLKPR; this comes from the coding sequence ATGAGTTATCGAGTTCTGATCGTCGAAGACAGCCCGACTATGCGGCAGCTCTTGTGCTTCGCGCTGCGACGGATGAAGGACGTCGAGATCGTCGAAGCCCAGGACGGGATGGACGGCCTGCGCAAGATCTCCAGCGACGATTTCGACATCGCACTGATCGACATCAACATGCCAGTGATGGACGGCCTGAAGCTGATCCAGCTGATCCGAGGGGATGAGTCATTGGCCCAGATTCCGATCGTCGTGATCACGACCGAAGGTGCGAACGAGGATCGCGAGCGCGCCCTGGAGCTCGGGGCGAACGAGTACCTGTGCAAACCGATCCAGGCGAACCGCGTTCTCTCGGTGGTGCGAGACCTGCTGAAACCACGCTGA
- the lptE gene encoding LPS assembly lipoprotein LptE, translated as MSRFASIAWAALARVALSGVALFSVGTGCGYTWAGASDAPQLGAVAIETPRNASGEGGLHFVVADALRREVMRRPGARLTEDPDGADWVVAGQVLPLRVAAASLSPVVLTLEYELTLGLDLTATATDGRELRFDPQRFRETERFLASADAEAQRKNRVEALRRISRTLAARFLDQLAVSAATPEPGPPGDPS; from the coding sequence GTGTCGCGGTTTGCATCGATCGCCTGGGCGGCCCTGGCCCGCGTCGCTCTGTCTGGCGTTGCTCTGTTCAGCGTCGGAACCGGTTGCGGCTACACCTGGGCAGGCGCTTCCGACGCTCCCCAACTCGGAGCGGTCGCCATCGAGACGCCACGGAACGCGTCGGGGGAGGGCGGTCTCCACTTCGTCGTGGCCGATGCGTTGCGCCGCGAGGTGATGCGTCGACCCGGGGCGCGGCTCACCGAGGACCCCGACGGCGCAGACTGGGTCGTCGCGGGACAGGTGCTTCCCCTGCGCGTGGCCGCCGCCAGCCTGTCCCCGGTCGTCCTGACCCTCGAGTACGAACTCACCCTCGGCCTCGACCTGACGGCGACGGCGACCGACGGGCGTGAGCTGCGCTTCGACCCCCAGCGTTTCCGCGAGACCGAGCGCTTCCTGGCCAGCGCCGACGCAGAAGCCCAACGCAAGAACCGGGTCGAGGCGTTGCGACGCATTTCGCGTACCTTGGCGGCGCGCTTCCTCGATCAGCTGGCCGTGAGCGCAGCCACCCCGGAACCCGGCCCCCCGGGAGATCCGTCGTGA
- the holA gene encoding DNA polymerase III subunit delta — translation MNLEDLEQELGAGSPRSAYLLAGDEPLLREDALGLLRTAVLGDADPEFNFDRFDASVAPGPLVDALRTLPVFAPRRLVSLIDPDAKRGGNKALLEAVGDWVGEADASDAVLVVASTKPDKRARWVKAFGDAVVGCEAPKRAREIAAFARAEAKRQSVTLERGVAEALAERVGPQLLLLRQEIAKLALLAGPGEAVTAAHVSAGTVLATEEPVWDLTDAIGEGRTADALRVLGRLLGSGAPPPVVLGALVSHFRRLLRTASGAEVPGPPFVRKKLATQARRYGANRLRSALGALHETDLALKGSGALRPELALERVVIALAV, via the coding sequence GTGAACCTGGAAGACCTGGAGCAAGAACTCGGCGCGGGCAGCCCGCGCTCGGCCTACCTCCTGGCGGGCGACGAACCGCTGCTGCGCGAAGACGCGCTGGGACTGCTCCGCACCGCGGTCCTCGGGGACGCCGATCCCGAGTTCAACTTCGACCGCTTCGACGCCAGCGTTGCGCCGGGCCCGCTCGTGGATGCGCTGCGTACGCTGCCCGTGTTCGCCCCGCGGCGCCTGGTGTCGCTCATCGACCCCGACGCGAAGCGCGGTGGCAACAAGGCGTTGCTCGAAGCCGTGGGAGATTGGGTGGGGGAGGCCGATGCCAGCGACGCCGTGCTGGTCGTGGCATCCACGAAGCCCGACAAGCGGGCGCGCTGGGTCAAGGCGTTCGGGGACGCGGTGGTGGGCTGCGAAGCGCCGAAGCGCGCCCGCGAAATCGCCGCGTTCGCCCGGGCCGAGGCGAAACGCCAGTCGGTGACCCTCGAACGCGGCGTCGCCGAGGCGCTCGCCGAACGCGTGGGCCCCCAGCTGCTGCTGCTCCGACAGGAGATCGCGAAGCTCGCCTTGCTTGCCGGGCCCGGCGAAGCGGTGACCGCGGCCCACGTGTCGGCGGGGACGGTGCTCGCGACCGAGGAGCCCGTCTGGGACCTCACCGACGCCATCGGCGAGGGTCGCACGGCCGACGCGCTGCGCGTGCTCGGCCGGTTGCTCGGCAGCGGCGCACCGCCGCCGGTGGTGTTGGGCGCGCTGGTCTCCCACTTCCGCCGTCTGCTGCGGACGGCGTCGGGGGCGGAGGTGCCCGGCCCCCCGTTCGTGCGGAAGAAGCTCGCGACCCAGGCGCGCCGGTATGGCGCGAACCGGCTGCGCTCCGCGCTAGGTGCGCTTCACGAGACCGACCTCGCGCTCAAGGGAAGCGGTGCATTGCGTCCGGAGCTGGCGCTCGAACGCGTGGTGATCGCACTCGCGGTCTAG
- the rpsT gene encoding 30S ribosomal protein S20 — protein MANHASAKKRARQDLKRRARNRHIRGLLKSAIKRARTAVGAGEGDAARDAVRLAEREIRRAASKGVLSKKQASRKVSRLARSLHASSS, from the coding sequence TTGGCCAACCACGCCTCCGCCAAGAAGCGCGCACGACAGGACCTCAAGCGACGCGCGCGCAACCGCCACATCCGCGGGCTCCTCAAGAGCGCCATCAAGCGCGCGCGCACCGCGGTCGGCGCTGGTGAGGGCGACGCGGCCCGCGATGCCGTCCGCCTGGCCGAGCGCGAGATCCGGCGCGCCGCCTCGAAGGGCGTGCTCTCGAAGAAGCAGGCGAGCCGAAAGGTCTCGCGCCTCGCGCGCAGCCTGCACGCCTCGTCTTCCTAG
- a CDS encoding DUF4388 domain-containing protein gives MSVGLSGNLVDFGIADVFQLIGQQRKTGVLELKSETTRAQLVFDEGMVVSAAPASGRAGELDPLADRLIRCGLLTRDRAEEAVQACRASAQTLASTLREREWLPDDQIESAEELVTRDTIFEVLRWRTGTFDFRAQEVSHTRDRSQLLGAEQILMDGLRMVDEWQSFADLVPSEETVFQRSGRFERYLEKLGRDDAEARARAERVFQRVDGRLSARRVIDLAQLGTFDGMRGLAELREADAIRPLHPESVRHVRRVARSTTPTGRPSAARRAIAAAIPLAILAGVVWWTAAESMAAPEPTPGGPVARATLAELEDAYATRAARHAIEAYRFHHGDWPESLADVEAAGLLDRDALAAPRGRPYYSQQQAEGWVFLGPDR, from the coding sequence GTGTCCGTCGGCCTCTCGGGAAACCTCGTCGACTTCGGCATCGCCGATGTCTTCCAGCTGATCGGGCAACAGCGCAAGACGGGTGTGCTCGAGCTGAAGTCCGAGACGACGCGAGCGCAGCTCGTGTTCGACGAAGGCATGGTGGTCTCGGCCGCGCCGGCCAGCGGCCGCGCGGGCGAACTCGACCCGCTGGCCGACCGGCTCATCCGCTGCGGTCTGCTCACCCGCGATCGGGCGGAAGAGGCGGTGCAGGCCTGTCGCGCTTCGGCGCAGACGCTGGCGAGTACGTTGCGCGAGCGCGAGTGGCTTCCCGACGACCAGATCGAGAGCGCCGAAGAGCTCGTGACCCGCGACACGATCTTCGAGGTGCTGCGCTGGCGCACGGGGACCTTCGACTTCCGCGCACAAGAGGTGTCCCACACGCGCGACCGCTCCCAGCTGCTCGGCGCCGAGCAGATCCTGATGGACGGTCTGCGCATGGTCGACGAGTGGCAGAGCTTCGCCGACCTGGTGCCGAGCGAGGAGACCGTGTTCCAACGCTCGGGACGCTTCGAGCGCTACCTCGAGAAGCTCGGTCGTGACGACGCCGAGGCCCGCGCCCGCGCCGAGCGCGTGTTCCAGCGCGTCGACGGACGGCTCTCCGCGCGTCGCGTGATCGACCTGGCCCAGCTCGGCACGTTCGACGGCATGCGCGGCCTTGCCGAGCTGCGCGAGGCGGACGCGATTCGGCCGCTCCACCCCGAGAGCGTGCGTCACGTGCGCCGCGTCGCTCGGTCGACCACGCCGACCGGCCGTCCCTCGGCGGCGCGCCGCGCCATCGCCGCCGCGATCCCGCTCGCCATCCTGGCCGGCGTCGTGTGGTGGACCGCCGCCGAATCGATGGCCGCACCCGAGCCGACCCCCGGCGGTCCCGTTGCACGGGCCACCCTGGCGGAGCTCGAGGACGCCTACGCGACACGGGCCGCGCGCCACGCCATCGAGGCGTACCGCTTCCATCACGGCGATTGGCCCGAATCCCTCGCTGACGTGGAGGCGGCGGGTCTTCTCGACCGCGACGCGTTGGCAGCTCCCAGGGGCCGTCCCTACTATTCTCAACAGCAAGCGGAAGGCTGGGTCTTTCTGGGCCCCGACCGCTGA
- a CDS encoding PhoH family protein, whose amino-acid sequence MLEEEFGIHAGARGNEVRLVGPVGEVGLARKVLEHLYGVLKSGSQVGAREVRDAVRMVTQQPDVDLAETTDDVLGDVGSRRRIGAKTLAQRQYVDLIRKHDAVFSIGPAGTGKTYLAMAMAIAALNRHEVARVVLTRPAVEAGERLGFLPGTMAEKVNPYLRPLYDALGDMMDYEKSTRLMERGAIEVAPLAFMRGRTLNDAFVILDEAQNTTPEQMKMFLTRLGFESKVVVTGDVTQVDLPRDKRSGLIEAMDVLEGVDGIGFMHFTDRDVVRHPLVQTILRAYDRAERRRSGEGGHSAE is encoded by the coding sequence GTGCTCGAGGAAGAGTTCGGCATCCACGCCGGAGCGCGTGGGAACGAGGTACGGTTGGTCGGGCCGGTCGGCGAGGTGGGACTGGCGCGGAAGGTGCTCGAGCATCTCTACGGAGTGCTCAAGTCGGGGTCCCAGGTGGGGGCCCGCGAAGTACGGGACGCAGTGCGTATGGTGACGCAACAACCCGACGTCGATCTCGCCGAGACCACCGACGATGTCCTCGGGGACGTCGGATCGCGGCGCCGGATCGGAGCGAAGACGCTGGCCCAGCGCCAGTACGTCGACCTGATCCGCAAGCACGACGCCGTCTTTTCGATCGGACCGGCGGGCACGGGCAAGACCTATCTCGCGATGGCCATGGCGATCGCTGCACTCAACCGTCACGAGGTTGCGCGGGTCGTGCTGACGCGTCCTGCCGTCGAGGCCGGCGAGCGCCTGGGCTTCCTGCCCGGCACGATGGCCGAGAAGGTGAACCCCTATCTCCGTCCGCTCTACGACGCACTTGGCGACATGATGGACTACGAGAAGTCGACCCGGCTGATGGAGCGGGGGGCGATCGAGGTCGCGCCGCTCGCGTTCATGCGCGGTCGGACCCTGAACGATGCGTTCGTCATTCTCGACGAAGCGCAGAACACGACCCCCGAGCAGATGAAGATGTTCCTCACGCGGCTCGGCTTCGAGTCGAAGGTGGTCGTGACCGGCGACGTCACCCAGGTCGACCTGCCGCGCGACAAGCGCAGCGGGCTGATCGAGGCGATGGACGTGCTCGAAGGGGTCGACGGTATCGGGTTCATGCACTTCACCGATCGGGATGTCGTCCGACACCCGCTGGTGCAGACGATCCTGCGCGCCTACGACCGTGCCGAACGACGGCGCTCGGGCGAGGGCGGCCACTCCGCCGAATGA
- the ybeY gene encoding rRNA maturation RNase YbeY, with translation MSVRLQGRRGLPRVDRRRLRRQAQRVLRALDCADAELSVALVDDAAIAELNTEYRGKDGPTDVLSFSLLEGAHTELRGSMLGDVIVSLETAERQARRRRRSLDDEVLFLLIHGTLHLLGHDHEEDEEARAMRAEERRLWRMLQG, from the coding sequence ATGAGCGTGCGCCTGCAGGGGCGCCGCGGACTCCCCCGCGTCGACCGACGACGCCTGCGCCGTCAGGCCCAGCGGGTCCTGCGGGCCCTGGACTGTGCCGACGCCGAGCTGTCGGTCGCGCTCGTCGACGACGCGGCGATCGCCGAGCTCAATACCGAGTACCGCGGCAAGGACGGCCCCACCGACGTCCTGTCGTTCTCGCTCCTAGAGGGGGCCCACACCGAACTGCGTGGGAGCATGCTCGGAGACGTCATCGTCAGCCTCGAAACCGCTGAGCGACAGGCACGCCGGCGGCGTCGCAGCCTGGACGACGAAGTGCTCTTTCTGCTGATCCACGGCACCCTCCACCTCTTGGGGCACGACCACGAGGAAGACGAAGAGGCGCGCGCGATGCGTGCTGAGGAGCGACGGCTGTGGCGGATGCTGCAGGGCTGA